The Thunnus albacares chromosome 21, fThuAlb1.1, whole genome shotgun sequence genome window below encodes:
- the zfhx2 gene encoding zinc finger homeobox protein 4 isoform X3, whose product MQEESGEKVSSESNGAAEWLCPLCQKGQPDRSSLSLHLTEQHSVLPTCVDRLLDIAVLKQSASGAKEDKGALKSSDAVLSQLKPAEDVSSDPCQSSESSDATQTLGDKEMEEERIKEQEGGEAEPQPEEEGNQLTGAKQQNTAENTEIPDASEKSVGKNGVPAANNTRSFKCNACLETFPSRTALSVHYNSASHIQRMTTGSAKQGGESDPQTPSVPVLSRPYISNKPYQCAICRVSYNHAITLESHMKSVLHQTRSRNAGIVANAANSAVATGGLGGSVTSASNTIVSTSGNGTSQLVTTTNCAAPGTLMVTTTKDGEQIQTTQVAPSLLTSPVASAQAVSAFLTLLTSSPNTLSHSLLPSLFAAGAAPGAAAPQLVPQPQMVMPLILNGLQAQTQQHPENQQGQLLTQCVPFVGLSTAQQALLTQRLNSLQNQWPSAGIPTNIQPCVEEQKQSINSEREQEKQDSDGAVEEKVSDQVKDKVKWTTVNIKTEKVEEEDSREFAQGLNIESKVKSESNEDNGKAHRDGTTDGDSSSNQMDLEGDKAVSLTLSPAGPEKNLQNNNLSPSASMPSNSSLSPLNLNLTLSPDSTPQKSQSGTSPCGSLGTPKSSPSTNALTNNQTRPHCNTMASIYPDLPVLSEFQSEVLWAFFESRSEADAASPPREDCEALGREVGLSEEEVRRWLRQARHAKQRQRATELQHLQGVAGFTRNAQSSDNDFDDEESSLIIAEGEDDAEASGSQAIDLSSTRGKRRQRDFGREGQGDSCLTSDSENEVYTSVIVSDEESQNESLREGPESPAKDETQREVHGDKGSVGGKVLRSTTVFLSDAEDEYEDEEGGGGQRSKRKKRKGEFECDEVEVKKERQDPDVDLELEAQGDPPSSQSHSMDQIPSGALHTLPLSLASFSTQFLSPYVLSLTPSLVGDGSKVPVFPNPPTITRFSSSLLSQSLSSHNQTSHYLSNGGDCESALDLSMGKNNSKSASSSSSLADKIAAQKGQLLDGLGLRPTSKGLVVVQVKPESVTAMSSSNTSTSLVNCNNLTKSSIYMRANATLLEREREKEKEKEREQEQQQRKSKGKRYRDMRRSRTIIQAEQLDILYGCYFKDPNPGKHEFEQISEWVHLPKKVVQIWFQNMRARERKGEVRFISDGTLAAVGKPLIKFTWPLSKPIFSNKPAGNNTGCITTTPIVRTLMKTEREPVKELGKPAVVKKITPVPIKPKEFVSSTTVSPVSSSASAVPKTKLETTSNVTMVKVAPKVNPPVLLPPPKDPIPIAPRPSQKRKLDDESEEEKTDEEKDHENEMGPGPWTTNRMVPKLPSTPINNRPPATTVVSQKQNGLNYWTPKVPIKINTLSREQLALPTHTTPRTIPPPPTPSIAPVSPNTPSSAKVASPSTPVVAKSSPTESSFLTHSSSRRPRTHLSCLQLSILQSCYETCAHPNAMECEAIGTELNLPLKVVQIWFQNTRAKEKRWRLQQEKMSPLSGGKVDMSSGSYLQYNALKANRPILPKPVQLTVTDPPASPMAGQSVPKETLTGRCDACNISFESRAAARAHVFSPRHLATLRTTNFGQPTTLVNKNGTGNGGPGSAVPSSQVSHSTQVTSSGAGSGGEMVIESPPPTATSNS is encoded by the exons ATGCAG gagGAGTCTGGAGAGAAGGTGAGCAGTGAAAGCAATGGAGCAGCAGAGTGGCTGTGCCCCCTGTGCCAAAAAGGGCAACCAGACAGATCCTCCCTGTCTCTACATCTCACTGAGCAACACAGCGTACTTCCAACTTGTGTCGACAGACTGCTGGACATT GCTGTTCTAAAACAGAGTGCCAGTGGAGCGAAAGAGGACAAAGGTGCTCTAAAGTCTTCAG ATGCTGTATTGTCACAACTGAAGCCCGCTGAAGACGTCAGTTCAGACCCCTGCCAATCTAGTGAGAGTTCAGACGCTACCCAGACGCTCGGAGAcaaagagatggaggaagagagaataAAGGAACAGGAGGGAGGTGAAGCTGAGCCACAGCCAGAAGAGGAGGGAAATCAACTCACAGGAGCCAAACAGcaaaatacagctgaaaatacagaaatccCAGACGCTAGTGAAAAGTCAGTTGGTAAAAATGGTGTGCCAGCTGCAAATAACACCCGGTCGTTCAAATGCAATGCTTGCCTGGAAACCTTTCCCAGCAGAACTGCCTTGAGCGTTCATTACAACTCTGCATCCCACATTCAGAGGATGACAACAGGCTCTGCAAAACAAGGTGGGGAAAGTGATCCCCAAACTCCTTCAGTACCTGTCCTGTCTCGGCCATATATATCAAACAAACCCTACCAGTGTGCTATTTGTCGAGTCTCTTACAATCATGCCATCACCCTTGAGAGCCATATGAAATCCGTCTTGCACCAGACCCGCAGCAGAAATGCTGGCATTGTTGCAAATGCTGCAAACAGTGCAGTGGCCACTGGTGGTTTGGGAGGCAGTGTCACCAGTGCTTCAAACACTATAGTGAGCACATCTGGAAATGGAACCAGCCAGTTAGTTACCACCACCAACTGTGCAGCTCCTGGAACTTTGATGGTGACTACTACAAAAGATGGAGAGCAGATCCAAACAACACAAGtcgctccctccctcctcacctcCCCTGTGGCCTCAGCTCAGGCAGTTTCAGCCTTTCTCACCCTCCTTACATCTAGTCccaacacactctcacactccctcctcccctccttgTTTGCAGCTGGTGCTGCTCCTGGTGCCGCCGCACCTCAGCTTGTGCCTCAGCCTCAGATGGTCATGCCCTTGATCTTGAATGGGCTCCAAGCCCAAACCCAGCAGCACCCAGAAAACCAGCAAGGCCAGCTCCTTACCCAGTGTGTGCCATTCGTAGGTCTCAGCACAGCCCAGCAAGCCCTCCTAACCCAAAGACTTAACAGCTTACAGAACCAGTGGCCCTCTGCAGGAATTCCAACAAACATACAGCCCTGTGTGgaagagcaaaaacagagtataaacagtgagagagaacaagagaagCAGGACAGCGATGGGGCAGTTGAAGAGAAGGTCTCAGATCAGGTCAAGGACAAGGTTAAGTGGACTACAGTGAACATTAAAACTGAGAAAGTTGAGGAAGAGGACAGTAGAGAATTTGCACAAGGTCTTAATATAGAAAGCAAAGTGAAGAGTGAGAGTAATGAAGACAATGGAAAGGCACATAGAGATGGCACAACAGATGGAGACAGCTCGTCTAATCAGATGGACCTGGAAGGTGATAAAGCAGTTAGCCTGACTCTCTCCCCAGCGGGCCCAGAGAAGAACCTCCAAAATAACAACCTCTCGCCTTCTGCATCTATGCCCAGCAACTCAAGCCTCAGTCCTTTAAATTTAAACCTTACACTTAGCCCTGATTCTACTCCTCAAAAATCACAATCTGGCACTAGCCCATGTGGTTCTCTTGGCACCCCAAAATCCAGCCCGAGTACAAATGCCTTAACAAACAATCAAACTCGGCCCCATTGTAATACAATGGCATCCATTTATCCAGACCTTCCAGTGCTGTCGGAGTTTCAGTCAGAGGTTCTTTGGGCGTTCTTCGAGTCACGAAGTGAGGCTGATGCTGCAAGTCCTCCCCGTGAGGACTGTGAGGCGCTTGGCAGAGAGGTAGGACTTTCTGAGGAAGAGGTGCGTAGGTGGCTGAGGCAGGCCCGACATGCCAAACAAAGACAGAGGGCAACAGAGTTGCAACACCTGCAAGGCGTGGCAGGATTCACAAGAAATGCTCAAAGTTCTGACaatgactttgatgatgaaGAAAGCTCACTGATTATAGCAGAAGGTGAAGATGACGCTGAAGCTTCAGGTAGTCAAGCAATCGATCTGTCTAGTACAAGAGGGAAACGCAGACAGAGAGATTTTGGAAGGGAGGGTCAGGGAGATTCCTGTCTGACCTCTGACTCAGAAAATGAGGTCTACACCTCTGTCATTGTGTCAGATGAGGAAAGTCAGAATGAGTCTTTGAGGGAAGGTCCTGAGAGCCCTGCTAAAGATGAAACACAGCGGGAGGTCCATGGTGACAAGGGGTCAGTTGGAGGAAAGGTCTTGCGCTCCACAACTGTGTTTCTCTCCGATGCGGAGGATGAGTATGAagatgaggagggaggagggggtcAGAGGTccaagagaaaaaagagaaagggggAGTTTGAGTGTGATGAGGTGGAAGTGAAGAAGGAGAGACAAGACCCAGATGTGGATCTTGAGTTGGAGGCCCAAGGGGATCCTCCAAGTTCACAGTCCCACTCCATGGACCAGATTCCAAGTGGTGCTCTCCACacacttcctctgtctctcGCTTCCTTTTCTACTCAATTCCTTAGCCCCTATGTCCTCTCTCTTACTCCATCACTGGTTGGAGATGGGAGCAAAGTACCTGTCTTTCCTAACCCACCAACCATCACACGCTTCTCCAGCTCTCTTCTctcacagtctctctcttcCCACAACCAAACTTCTCACTACTTGTCCAATGGTGGTGACTGTGAGTCTGCTCTGGATCTCAGCATGGGGAAAAACAATTCAAAATCTGCTTCTTCCTCATCATCTCTTGCTGATAAAATTGCAGCACAGAAGGGACAGTTGCTGGATGGGCTTGGCCTAAGGCCCACATCCAAAGGTCTGGTTGTTGTCCAGGTTAAACCTGAATCTGTTACTGCCATGTCCTCTTCCAATACCAGTACGAGTCTGGTCAACTGCAATAACTTGACAAAGTCTAGTATTTACATGAGGGCAAATGCCACACTATTAGAAAGGGAgcgagaaaaggagaaagagaaggagagagagcaggagcagcagcagaggaagtcCAAAGGAAAAAGGTATCGGGATATGCGGCGTTCAAGGACCATCATTCAAGCTGAACAACTTGATATACTGTATGGCTGCTATTTCAAAGACCCAAACCCTGGGAAACATGAGTTTGAACAGATTTCAGAATGGGTTCACCTTCCAAAGAAGGTTGTTCAGATTTGGTTCCAGAACATGAGGGCAAGGGAACGCAAGGGTGAAGTCCGATTCATCAGTGACGGGACCCTGGCAGCAGTTGGCAAACCCCTCATCAAATTTACCTGGCCTCTTTCCAAACCAATATTTTCCAACAAGCCTGCTGGAAACAATACTGGATGCATCACAACTACTCCAATTGTGCGCACCCTCATGAAGACAGAGCGAGAGCCTGTAAAGGAGCTGGGAAAACCAGCTGTGGTGAAAAAAATAACCCCAGTTCCTATCAAGCCTAAGGAGTTTGTTTCCTCTACCACAGTCTCTCCTGTGAGCAGCAGTGCCTCTGCAGTGCCAAAGACCAAGCTCGAAACCACCAGCAATGTCACTATGGTCAAAGTTGCACCCAAAGTCAACCCCCCTGTCCTTTTACCACCACCCAAGGATCCCATCCCCATTGCCCCACGACCGTCCCAGAAGCGAAAGCTAGACGACGAGAGCGAGGAGGAAAAGACTGATGAAGAGAAAGACCATGAGAATGAGATGGGTCCGGGACCATGGACCACTAACCGCATGGTGCCCAAGCTGCCCTCAACACCCATCAACAACAGGCCTCCTGCCACAACAGTGGTGTCACAAAAACAGAATGGGCTTAACTACTGGACCCCTAAAGTCCCTATTAAGATCAACACCCTATCAAGAGAACAACTGGCTCTTCCCACACACACGACTCCTCGTAccatcccccctcctcccaccccCAGTATTGCACCAGTCAGCCCGAATACCCCTAGTTCTGCCAAAGTGGCCAGCCCATCTACCCCGGTTGTAGCTAAATCAAGTCCAACAGAAAGCAGCTTTCTGACCCATTCATCCAGCCGCAGGCCACGCACACACTTGTCCTGCCTACAACTGTCCATTCTGCAATCCTGTTATGAGACCTGTGCCCACCCTAATGCCATGGAGTGTGAGGCCATCGGCACTGAGCTCAACCTGCCACTCAAGGTGGTGCAGATCTGGTTCCAAAACACCAGAGCCAAGGAGAAGCGCTGGAGGCTGCAGCAAGAGAAAATG TCGCCTCTGTCAGGTGGGAAAGTGGACATGAGCTCAGGAAGCTACCTGCAGTACAACGCTCTCAAAGCCAATCGTCCCATCCTGCCCAAACCAGTTCAGCTGACAGTTACTGATCCTCCAGCTTCCCCAATGGCCGGCCAGTCTGTGCCAAAGGAGACCCTGACGGGCCGCTGTGATGCCTGCAACATCTCCTTTGAATCCCGGGCTGCAGCAAGGGCCCATGTCTTCTCTCCACGTCATCTGGCAACCCTGAGAACCACTAACTTTGGCCAGCCGACGACGCTCGTCAACAAGAACGGAACCGGAAATGGGGGACCTGGCAGCGCTGTGCCAAGCTCGCAGGTCTCTCATTCCACTCAAGTAACCAGCTCTGGTGCTGGTTCTGGAGGGGAGATGGTTATTGAGTCGCCTCCACCAACGGCCACCAGCAACAGTTAA
- the zfhx2 gene encoding zinc finger homeobox protein 4 isoform X2, translating to MPDWQPTITGEESGEKVSSESNGAAEWLCPLCQKGQPDRSSLSLHLTEQHSVLPTCVDRLLDIAVLKQSASGAKEDKGALKSSDAVLSQLKPAEDVSSDPCQSSESSDATQTLGDKEMEEERIKEQEGGEAEPQPEEEGNQLTGAKQQNTAENTEIPDASEKSVGKNGVPAANNTRSFKCNACLETFPSRTALSVHYNSASHIQRMTTGSAKQGGESDPQTPSVPVLSRPYISNKPYQCAICRVSYNHAITLESHMKSVLHQTRSRNAGIVANAANSAVATGGLGGSVTSASNTIVSTSGNGTSQLVTTTNCAAPGTLMVTTTKDGEQIQTTQVAPSLLTSPVASAQAVSAFLTLLTSSPNTLSHSLLPSLFAAGAAPGAAAPQLVPQPQMVMPLILNGLQAQTQQHPENQQGQLLTQCVPFVGLSTAQQALLTQRLNSLQNQWPSAGIPTNIQPCVEEQKQSINSEREQEKQDSDGAVEEKVSDQVKDKVKWTTVNIKTEKVEEEDSREFAQGLNIESKVKSESNEDNGKAHRDGTTDGDSSSNQMDLEGDKAVSLTLSPAGPEKNLQNNNLSPSASMPSNSSLSPLNLNLTLSPDSTPQKSQSGTSPCGSLGTPKSSPSTNALTNNQTRPHCNTMASIYPDLPVLSEFQSEVLWAFFESRSEADAASPPREDCEALGREVGLSEEEVRRWLRQARHAKQRQRATELQHLQGVAGFTRNAQSSDNDFDDEESSLIIAEGEDDAEASGSQAIDLSSTRGKRRQRDFGREGQGDSCLTSDSENEVYTSVIVSDEESQNESLREGPESPAKDETQREVHGDKGSVGGKVLRSTTVFLSDAEDEYEDEEGGGGQRSKRKKRKGEFECDEVEVKKERQDPDVDLELEAQGDPPSSQSHSMDQIPSGALHTLPLSLASFSTQFLSPYVLSLTPSLVGDGSKVPVFPNPPTITRFSSSLLSQSLSSHNQTSHYLSNGGDCESALDLSMGKNNSKSASSSSSLADKIAAQKGQLLDGLGLRPTSKGLVVVQVKPESVTAMSSSNTSTSLVNCNNLTKSSIYMRANATLLEREREKEKEKEREQEQQQRKSKGKRYRDMRRSRTIIQAEQLDILYGCYFKDPNPGKHEFEQISEWVHLPKKVVQIWFQNMRARERKGEVRFISDGTLAAVGKPLIKFTWPLSKPIFSNKPAGNNTGCITTTPIVRTLMKTEREPVKELGKPAVVKKITPVPIKPKEFVSSTTVSPVSSSASAVPKTKLETTSNVTMVKVAPKVNPPVLLPPPKDPIPIAPRPSQKRKLDDESEEEKTDEEKDHENEMGPGPWTTNRMVPKLPSTPINNRPPATTVVSQKQNGLNYWTPKVPIKINTLSREQLALPTHTTPRTIPPPPTPSIAPVSPNTPSSAKVASPSTPVVAKSSPTESSFLTHSSSRRPRTHLSCLQLSILQSCYETCAHPNAMECEAIGTELNLPLKVVQIWFQNTRAKEKRWRLQQEKMSPLSGGKVDMSSGSYLQYNALKANRPILPKPVQLTVTDPPASPMAGQSVPKETLTGRCDACNISFESRAAARAHVFSPRHLATLRTTNFGQPTTLVNKNGTGNGGPGSAVPSSQVSHSTQVTSSGAGSGGEMVIESPPPTATSNS from the exons ATGCCCGATTGGCAGCCCACAATCACAGGG gagGAGTCTGGAGAGAAGGTGAGCAGTGAAAGCAATGGAGCAGCAGAGTGGCTGTGCCCCCTGTGCCAAAAAGGGCAACCAGACAGATCCTCCCTGTCTCTACATCTCACTGAGCAACACAGCGTACTTCCAACTTGTGTCGACAGACTGCTGGACATT GCTGTTCTAAAACAGAGTGCCAGTGGAGCGAAAGAGGACAAAGGTGCTCTAAAGTCTTCAG ATGCTGTATTGTCACAACTGAAGCCCGCTGAAGACGTCAGTTCAGACCCCTGCCAATCTAGTGAGAGTTCAGACGCTACCCAGACGCTCGGAGAcaaagagatggaggaagagagaataAAGGAACAGGAGGGAGGTGAAGCTGAGCCACAGCCAGAAGAGGAGGGAAATCAACTCACAGGAGCCAAACAGcaaaatacagctgaaaatacagaaatccCAGACGCTAGTGAAAAGTCAGTTGGTAAAAATGGTGTGCCAGCTGCAAATAACACCCGGTCGTTCAAATGCAATGCTTGCCTGGAAACCTTTCCCAGCAGAACTGCCTTGAGCGTTCATTACAACTCTGCATCCCACATTCAGAGGATGACAACAGGCTCTGCAAAACAAGGTGGGGAAAGTGATCCCCAAACTCCTTCAGTACCTGTCCTGTCTCGGCCATATATATCAAACAAACCCTACCAGTGTGCTATTTGTCGAGTCTCTTACAATCATGCCATCACCCTTGAGAGCCATATGAAATCCGTCTTGCACCAGACCCGCAGCAGAAATGCTGGCATTGTTGCAAATGCTGCAAACAGTGCAGTGGCCACTGGTGGTTTGGGAGGCAGTGTCACCAGTGCTTCAAACACTATAGTGAGCACATCTGGAAATGGAACCAGCCAGTTAGTTACCACCACCAACTGTGCAGCTCCTGGAACTTTGATGGTGACTACTACAAAAGATGGAGAGCAGATCCAAACAACACAAGtcgctccctccctcctcacctcCCCTGTGGCCTCAGCTCAGGCAGTTTCAGCCTTTCTCACCCTCCTTACATCTAGTCccaacacactctcacactccctcctcccctccttgTTTGCAGCTGGTGCTGCTCCTGGTGCCGCCGCACCTCAGCTTGTGCCTCAGCCTCAGATGGTCATGCCCTTGATCTTGAATGGGCTCCAAGCCCAAACCCAGCAGCACCCAGAAAACCAGCAAGGCCAGCTCCTTACCCAGTGTGTGCCATTCGTAGGTCTCAGCACAGCCCAGCAAGCCCTCCTAACCCAAAGACTTAACAGCTTACAGAACCAGTGGCCCTCTGCAGGAATTCCAACAAACATACAGCCCTGTGTGgaagagcaaaaacagagtataaacagtgagagagaacaagagaagCAGGACAGCGATGGGGCAGTTGAAGAGAAGGTCTCAGATCAGGTCAAGGACAAGGTTAAGTGGACTACAGTGAACATTAAAACTGAGAAAGTTGAGGAAGAGGACAGTAGAGAATTTGCACAAGGTCTTAATATAGAAAGCAAAGTGAAGAGTGAGAGTAATGAAGACAATGGAAAGGCACATAGAGATGGCACAACAGATGGAGACAGCTCGTCTAATCAGATGGACCTGGAAGGTGATAAAGCAGTTAGCCTGACTCTCTCCCCAGCGGGCCCAGAGAAGAACCTCCAAAATAACAACCTCTCGCCTTCTGCATCTATGCCCAGCAACTCAAGCCTCAGTCCTTTAAATTTAAACCTTACACTTAGCCCTGATTCTACTCCTCAAAAATCACAATCTGGCACTAGCCCATGTGGTTCTCTTGGCACCCCAAAATCCAGCCCGAGTACAAATGCCTTAACAAACAATCAAACTCGGCCCCATTGTAATACAATGGCATCCATTTATCCAGACCTTCCAGTGCTGTCGGAGTTTCAGTCAGAGGTTCTTTGGGCGTTCTTCGAGTCACGAAGTGAGGCTGATGCTGCAAGTCCTCCCCGTGAGGACTGTGAGGCGCTTGGCAGAGAGGTAGGACTTTCTGAGGAAGAGGTGCGTAGGTGGCTGAGGCAGGCCCGACATGCCAAACAAAGACAGAGGGCAACAGAGTTGCAACACCTGCAAGGCGTGGCAGGATTCACAAGAAATGCTCAAAGTTCTGACaatgactttgatgatgaaGAAAGCTCACTGATTATAGCAGAAGGTGAAGATGACGCTGAAGCTTCAGGTAGTCAAGCAATCGATCTGTCTAGTACAAGAGGGAAACGCAGACAGAGAGATTTTGGAAGGGAGGGTCAGGGAGATTCCTGTCTGACCTCTGACTCAGAAAATGAGGTCTACACCTCTGTCATTGTGTCAGATGAGGAAAGTCAGAATGAGTCTTTGAGGGAAGGTCCTGAGAGCCCTGCTAAAGATGAAACACAGCGGGAGGTCCATGGTGACAAGGGGTCAGTTGGAGGAAAGGTCTTGCGCTCCACAACTGTGTTTCTCTCCGATGCGGAGGATGAGTATGAagatgaggagggaggagggggtcAGAGGTccaagagaaaaaagagaaagggggAGTTTGAGTGTGATGAGGTGGAAGTGAAGAAGGAGAGACAAGACCCAGATGTGGATCTTGAGTTGGAGGCCCAAGGGGATCCTCCAAGTTCACAGTCCCACTCCATGGACCAGATTCCAAGTGGTGCTCTCCACacacttcctctgtctctcGCTTCCTTTTCTACTCAATTCCTTAGCCCCTATGTCCTCTCTCTTACTCCATCACTGGTTGGAGATGGGAGCAAAGTACCTGTCTTTCCTAACCCACCAACCATCACACGCTTCTCCAGCTCTCTTCTctcacagtctctctcttcCCACAACCAAACTTCTCACTACTTGTCCAATGGTGGTGACTGTGAGTCTGCTCTGGATCTCAGCATGGGGAAAAACAATTCAAAATCTGCTTCTTCCTCATCATCTCTTGCTGATAAAATTGCAGCACAGAAGGGACAGTTGCTGGATGGGCTTGGCCTAAGGCCCACATCCAAAGGTCTGGTTGTTGTCCAGGTTAAACCTGAATCTGTTACTGCCATGTCCTCTTCCAATACCAGTACGAGTCTGGTCAACTGCAATAACTTGACAAAGTCTAGTATTTACATGAGGGCAAATGCCACACTATTAGAAAGGGAgcgagaaaaggagaaagagaaggagagagagcaggagcagcagcagaggaagtcCAAAGGAAAAAGGTATCGGGATATGCGGCGTTCAAGGACCATCATTCAAGCTGAACAACTTGATATACTGTATGGCTGCTATTTCAAAGACCCAAACCCTGGGAAACATGAGTTTGAACAGATTTCAGAATGGGTTCACCTTCCAAAGAAGGTTGTTCAGATTTGGTTCCAGAACATGAGGGCAAGGGAACGCAAGGGTGAAGTCCGATTCATCAGTGACGGGACCCTGGCAGCAGTTGGCAAACCCCTCATCAAATTTACCTGGCCTCTTTCCAAACCAATATTTTCCAACAAGCCTGCTGGAAACAATACTGGATGCATCACAACTACTCCAATTGTGCGCACCCTCATGAAGACAGAGCGAGAGCCTGTAAAGGAGCTGGGAAAACCAGCTGTGGTGAAAAAAATAACCCCAGTTCCTATCAAGCCTAAGGAGTTTGTTTCCTCTACCACAGTCTCTCCTGTGAGCAGCAGTGCCTCTGCAGTGCCAAAGACCAAGCTCGAAACCACCAGCAATGTCACTATGGTCAAAGTTGCACCCAAAGTCAACCCCCCTGTCCTTTTACCACCACCCAAGGATCCCATCCCCATTGCCCCACGACCGTCCCAGAAGCGAAAGCTAGACGACGAGAGCGAGGAGGAAAAGACTGATGAAGAGAAAGACCATGAGAATGAGATGGGTCCGGGACCATGGACCACTAACCGCATGGTGCCCAAGCTGCCCTCAACACCCATCAACAACAGGCCTCCTGCCACAACAGTGGTGTCACAAAAACAGAATGGGCTTAACTACTGGACCCCTAAAGTCCCTATTAAGATCAACACCCTATCAAGAGAACAACTGGCTCTTCCCACACACACGACTCCTCGTAccatcccccctcctcccaccccCAGTATTGCACCAGTCAGCCCGAATACCCCTAGTTCTGCCAAAGTGGCCAGCCCATCTACCCCGGTTGTAGCTAAATCAAGTCCAACAGAAAGCAGCTTTCTGACCCATTCATCCAGCCGCAGGCCACGCACACACTTGTCCTGCCTACAACTGTCCATTCTGCAATCCTGTTATGAGACCTGTGCCCACCCTAATGCCATGGAGTGTGAGGCCATCGGCACTGAGCTCAACCTGCCACTCAAGGTGGTGCAGATCTGGTTCCAAAACACCAGAGCCAAGGAGAAGCGCTGGAGGCTGCAGCAAGAGAAAATG TCGCCTCTGTCAGGTGGGAAAGTGGACATGAGCTCAGGAAGCTACCTGCAGTACAACGCTCTCAAAGCCAATCGTCCCATCCTGCCCAAACCAGTTCAGCTGACAGTTACTGATCCTCCAGCTTCCCCAATGGCCGGCCAGTCTGTGCCAAAGGAGACCCTGACGGGCCGCTGTGATGCCTGCAACATCTCCTTTGAATCCCGGGCTGCAGCAAGGGCCCATGTCTTCTCTCCACGTCATCTGGCAACCCTGAGAACCACTAACTTTGGCCAGCCGACGACGCTCGTCAACAAGAACGGAACCGGAAATGGGGGACCTGGCAGCGCTGTGCCAAGCTCGCAGGTCTCTCATTCCACTCAAGTAACCAGCTCTGGTGCTGGTTCTGGAGGGGAGATGGTTATTGAGTCGCCTCCACCAACGGCCACCAGCAACAGTTAA